A single genomic interval of Bradyrhizobium japonicum USDA 6 harbors:
- a CDS encoding DNA polymerase III subunit gamma/tau has protein sequence MTDAGAPPNPDSAGQASTPYRVLARKYRPSSFDDLIGQEAVVRTVSNAFETGRIPQAWILTGVRGVGKTTTARILARALNYEMPDGSVKGPTIHMPTLGVHCQAIMESRHMDVLEMDAASHTGVDDVRQINDSVRYAPASARYKVYIIDEVHMLSTAAFNAFLKTLEEPPEHAKFVFATTEIRKVPVTVLSRCQRFDLRRVEADVLMKHLANIAAKESVEIEPEALGIIARAAEGSVRDSLSLLDQAIAHAAGTVKADAVRQMLGLADRTRVIDLFDSLARGDIASAFREFRDQYDVGADPIVVLSDLAEFVNFVTRVKIVPATADNVAYGETERVRARDFASKISMRVLSRMWQMLLKGITEVQAATRPAAAAEMVLVRIAYVADLPTPDEAIKMLEQNGGGSPVVGGGSAARSGAPGAPVASAAPMRAPTSSPSGFGGGAARPQMAAPAPDPQGAAPQLRITSFTQLVAVAGQKRDLMTKGALEGDMRLVRFEEGRLEVALEPNASKTMISELARKFELWTGRRWTVIVSNEQGQPTLRSVNQAAKQEHARSAEADPRVQEVLSRFPGAKVVEVRRLAPEAPETNMNADYGSDDPPDGSDGDDL, from the coding sequence TCGAGACCGGGCGCATTCCGCAGGCCTGGATCCTCACCGGCGTCCGCGGCGTCGGCAAGACCACCACCGCGCGTATCCTTGCCCGTGCGCTCAACTACGAGATGCCGGATGGATCGGTGAAGGGCCCGACCATCCACATGCCGACGTTAGGGGTGCATTGCCAGGCGATCATGGAAAGCCGGCACATGGACGTGCTGGAGATGGACGCGGCCTCGCATACGGGCGTCGACGACGTCCGCCAGATCAATGACAGCGTGCGCTACGCGCCGGCCAGCGCCCGCTACAAGGTCTACATCATCGACGAAGTCCACATGCTGTCGACGGCGGCGTTCAACGCCTTCCTGAAGACGCTGGAGGAACCGCCGGAGCACGCCAAATTCGTGTTCGCGACCACCGAGATCCGCAAGGTTCCGGTCACCGTGCTGTCGCGTTGCCAGCGTTTTGACCTGCGCCGGGTCGAGGCCGACGTGTTGATGAAGCACCTCGCCAATATCGCGGCGAAGGAGAGCGTCGAGATCGAGCCGGAGGCGCTCGGCATCATCGCGCGCGCCGCGGAAGGCTCGGTGCGCGACTCTCTGTCGCTGCTCGACCAGGCGATCGCACACGCGGCAGGCACCGTGAAGGCGGATGCGGTCCGGCAGATGCTGGGGCTCGCCGACCGCACCCGCGTCATCGACCTGTTCGATTCGCTGGCGCGCGGCGACATCGCGAGCGCCTTCAGGGAGTTCCGCGATCAGTACGACGTCGGCGCCGATCCGATCGTCGTGCTGTCGGACCTTGCCGAGTTCGTCAATTTCGTCACCCGCGTGAAGATCGTGCCGGCGACCGCCGACAACGTCGCCTATGGCGAGACCGAGCGCGTGCGCGCGCGGGACTTCGCCTCGAAGATCTCGATGCGCGTGCTGTCGCGGATGTGGCAGATGCTGCTCAAGGGCATCACCGAGGTGCAGGCTGCGACGCGCCCCGCAGCAGCCGCCGAGATGGTGCTGGTGCGCATCGCCTATGTCGCCGATCTGCCGACGCCGGACGAAGCGATCAAGATGCTGGAGCAGAACGGCGGCGGCTCGCCGGTCGTGGGCGGCGGAAGTGCCGCGCGCAGCGGTGCGCCGGGTGCGCCGGTGGCCTCGGCGGCGCCCATGCGCGCGCCGACCTCGTCGCCGTCCGGGTTCGGCGGCGGCGCTGCCCGGCCGCAGATGGCGGCGCCCGCGCCGGATCCGCAAGGGGCCGCGCCCCAGCTGCGCATCACGAGCTTCACCCAGCTCGTAGCGGTCGCCGGGCAGAAGCGCGATCTCATGACCAAGGGCGCGCTCGAAGGCGACATGCGCCTCGTCCGTTTCGAGGAGGGCCGGCTGGAAGTCGCGCTCGAGCCCAACGCCTCCAAGACCATGATCTCCGAGCTCGCGCGAAAATTTGAGCTCTGGACCGGCCGGCGCTGGACCGTGATCGTCTCCAACGAGCAGGGCCAGCCGACGCTGCGTTCGGTGAACCAGGCGGCGAAGCAGGAACATGCGCGCTCCGCCGAAGCCGATCCGCGCGTGCAGGAGGTGCTGTCGCGTTTTCCCGGTGCGAAGGTCGTCGAGGTCCGCAGGCTTGCCCCCGAGGCGCCGGAAACCAATATGAATGCGGACTATGGCAGTGACGATCCGCCCGATGGTTCCGACGGCGACGATCTCTAG
- a CDS encoding YbaB/EbfC family nucleoid-associated protein — MVDIFGMMKQAQQLQSKMQEMQDQLSNVEVEGISGGGLVAVRMTAKMDVKGIKIDPSLMKPEEREVLEDLLVTALGEARRKAETAVQEKMQALTGGLSLPPGMFGQ; from the coding sequence ATGGTCGATATTTTCGGCATGATGAAGCAGGCGCAGCAGCTGCAATCCAAGATGCAGGAGATGCAGGATCAGCTCTCCAACGTCGAGGTCGAAGGCATTTCCGGCGGCGGTCTCGTCGCCGTGCGCATGACCGCGAAGATGGACGTGAAGGGCATCAAGATCGATCCCTCGCTGATGAAGCCGGAAGAGCGCGAGGTGCTCGAGGACCTGCTCGTCACCGCACTCGGTGAAGCCCGCCGCAAGGCCGAGACGGCCGTGCAGGAGAAGATGCAGGCGCTCACGGGCGGGCTCAGCCTGCCGCCGGGTATGTTCGGCCAATAA